In Bythopirellula goksoeyrii, a single window of DNA contains:
- a CDS encoding ATP-dependent helicase translates to MSDGLNSPQREAVRTLSGPLLVLAGAGTGKTRVVTHRIAELIRHGTPPERILAVTFTRKAAGEMLERATLLLQTKKRKPETRPVISTFHSLCVKVLRRHIERLGYPRKFTICDRSDQQAEARSALREIRCPDQSLKPADLLSIISQWKSRSFEPGRAASAADSDKEHLAAAAYRRYQSTLKTKGMVDFDDLLLLTQQLFAKHPAVRREEAALFDHVLIDEYQDTNQSQYQIVKGLAAGHRNLCVVGDDDQSIYGWRGAEVQHILGFKNDWPEAKVVRLEENYRSTASILKYANTLIAFNRVRHEKVLIAARPNGQIPRVMQLRDENDEAEKIVFDIQRLLSEPGVRAKDFAILCRTNEQPRAFETELRRAKLPYVLLGGMSFFDRKEVKDILSYLKVVDNPQDESSLLRIINTPTRNIGASTVKQLLAAATAKGCTVWDVLPEAGPLGILPSNAAAAVTKFRQLILSLQDVSQKTTLANLVEEVISRTGYHSELDRQYPDPNDREARSASVEEIINAAAAFDGRKKKQTRLEEFLDEIALGTRDSSDDKENQLQNNAIALMTLHSAKGLEFPFVYMVGMEEGILPHKRSVEVEGDAIDEERRLCYVGVTRAQESLTLSFALARRKWGKLRDTVPSRFLYEMTGKAENIRKPGSRRPRSRNAV, encoded by the coding sequence ATGTCAGACGGCCTCAATTCACCTCAACGAGAAGCTGTACGAACCCTTTCGGGACCACTTCTGGTGCTTGCTGGGGCGGGTACAGGCAAAACTCGGGTGGTTACCCACCGCATCGCCGAACTCATTCGACATGGAACTCCGCCGGAACGCATTCTGGCTGTCACGTTCACACGCAAAGCTGCTGGAGAGATGCTCGAGCGGGCAACCCTATTGCTTCAAACCAAGAAGAGAAAACCTGAAACGCGCCCCGTTATCTCCACTTTTCATTCGCTCTGTGTGAAAGTTCTCCGGCGGCATATCGAGCGGCTGGGTTATCCGCGGAAATTTACTATCTGCGACCGCTCGGATCAGCAGGCTGAGGCTCGATCCGCCTTAAGGGAGATTCGCTGTCCGGATCAATCGCTCAAGCCGGCTGATCTGCTATCAATAATCAGTCAATGGAAGAGTCGTTCCTTCGAGCCTGGGCGAGCCGCATCAGCGGCTGATTCGGACAAAGAACACCTCGCTGCCGCCGCCTACCGCCGCTATCAGAGTACTCTTAAAACAAAAGGTATGGTCGACTTTGATGACCTGCTGCTATTGACGCAACAATTGTTCGCTAAGCATCCAGCCGTTCGTCGTGAGGAAGCGGCTCTGTTTGATCACGTCCTCATTGATGAGTATCAAGATACCAATCAGAGCCAATACCAGATTGTGAAAGGCTTGGCGGCTGGACACCGCAACCTATGTGTGGTGGGGGACGACGACCAATCAATCTATGGTTGGCGGGGGGCTGAAGTGCAACATATTCTTGGCTTCAAAAACGATTGGCCTGAAGCAAAAGTCGTCCGCCTGGAAGAGAACTATCGCTCGACAGCCTCAATTCTGAAATATGCGAATACACTTATTGCCTTCAATCGAGTGCGACATGAGAAGGTGTTGATTGCCGCCCGCCCTAATGGCCAGATCCCACGTGTGATGCAACTTCGAGATGAGAACGACGAAGCTGAAAAGATTGTATTCGATATCCAGCGTCTGCTGTCCGAGCCGGGAGTGCGGGCAAAAGATTTTGCGATCCTTTGCCGTACCAACGAGCAACCGCGGGCCTTCGAAACCGAACTGCGTCGCGCGAAGTTGCCATACGTACTACTCGGGGGGATGAGCTTTTTCGATCGCAAAGAAGTCAAAGATATTCTCTCCTATCTAAAGGTTGTCGATAATCCGCAGGATGAATCTTCACTGCTACGGATCATCAACACTCCAACAAGGAATATCGGCGCCTCGACGGTGAAACAGCTCCTGGCAGCGGCAACCGCCAAAGGGTGCACGGTATGGGACGTATTGCCTGAAGCTGGTCCGCTAGGAATCTTGCCCTCAAATGCTGCCGCAGCCGTAACCAAGTTTCGACAACTGATCTTGTCGCTGCAAGACGTTTCCCAAAAGACTACGCTGGCCAATCTCGTCGAAGAGGTAATTTCTCGCACCGGTTATCACTCGGAATTAGATCGTCAGTATCCAGACCCCAACGATCGGGAAGCTCGCTCTGCGTCAGTGGAAGAAATCATCAATGCAGCCGCAGCCTTTGACGGACGCAAGAAAAAGCAAACACGACTCGAAGAGTTTCTGGATGAAATCGCCCTGGGAACTCGTGATAGTAGCGATGACAAAGAGAATCAACTCCAGAACAACGCCATTGCATTGATGACCCTCCATTCGGCAAAGGGGCTCGAGTTTCCATTTGTTTATATGGTCGGAATGGAAGAAGGCATCTTGCCTCATAAGCGATCGGTCGAGGTAGAGGGAGACGCGATCGACGAGGAACGGCGGCTCTGCTACGTAGGAGTGACCCGCGCACAAGAGAGTTTGACCCTCTCTTTCGCTCTCGCGAGACGAAAATGGGGAAAACTTCGAGATACAGTCCCCAGCCGATTTCTCTACGAGATGACCGGCAAAGCAGAGAATATTCGCAAACCAGGATCGAGACGCCCGAGAAGTCGAAACGCCGTGTGA
- a CDS encoding YifB family Mg chelatase-like AAA ATPase, producing the protein MLAKLHTLSLLGIDALPVEVEVDVSPAAMPKIILVGLPEAAVKESTHRIERALVNSGYVRPQNRVVINLAPAELPKQAASFDLPIALGLLAASGQLDSDLFEQYAVAGELALDGQTRPIKGALSMAMSASADMDLNNRRKLRGIVVPSANAAEAAVVENIEVVAVDTLAQAAAFFAGQLPIEPTPSRLEELFQELGGYDVDFADVRGQEMAKRAITLAAAGNHNLLMVGPPGSGKTMLAKRVPSILPGLSAEESIETTRIYSALGKLPNGKPLLARRPYRAPHHTISNAGLVGGGSIPTPGEISLAHNGVLFLDELPEFHRQTLEVLRQPLEDGRVSISRALSSNEFPANFMLVASLNPCPCGYRNDRRRECHCTIPQIERYMSKISGPLLDRIDLHIEVPAVPYGELAASAHGTDSGSMKQAVVNARERQLHRFTGSATRTNAQMTSRQLRDVCPLDATCQKLLEQSVDQLGLSARAHDKVLRVARTIADVDGVDHIGVEHISEAINYRMLDRQFWS; encoded by the coding sequence ATGCTAGCTAAACTGCATACCCTGTCTTTGCTCGGAATTGATGCCTTGCCTGTCGAGGTGGAGGTCGACGTCTCCCCGGCGGCGATGCCTAAGATTATTCTCGTTGGCCTTCCTGAGGCAGCTGTCAAGGAAAGCACCCATCGGATTGAACGAGCTTTGGTCAACAGTGGCTATGTGCGACCGCAGAACAGAGTTGTAATAAATCTCGCCCCAGCAGAATTGCCAAAACAGGCTGCGTCGTTCGATTTACCAATCGCTTTGGGGCTCTTAGCAGCAAGCGGCCAACTCGACTCAGATCTATTCGAGCAATACGCCGTCGCCGGAGAATTGGCACTGGACGGACAGACTCGCCCCATCAAGGGAGCACTCTCGATGGCGATGTCCGCTTCAGCGGATATGGACCTCAACAACCGTCGCAAACTCCGCGGCATTGTCGTTCCCTCTGCCAACGCTGCCGAGGCTGCTGTTGTGGAAAACATCGAAGTCGTCGCCGTCGATACTCTTGCACAAGCTGCTGCCTTTTTCGCTGGCCAACTTCCCATCGAGCCTACTCCATCGCGACTCGAAGAATTATTTCAGGAGTTGGGTGGCTACGATGTCGACTTCGCTGATGTTCGCGGACAGGAGATGGCCAAGCGCGCCATCACCCTGGCCGCCGCTGGCAACCACAATCTCCTAATGGTAGGTCCTCCTGGATCAGGAAAGACCATGCTCGCTAAACGAGTCCCAAGCATCTTGCCAGGATTGAGTGCGGAGGAGTCCATCGAGACCACACGCATTTACAGCGCCTTGGGAAAACTGCCGAATGGCAAGCCCCTATTGGCGCGGCGCCCCTATCGCGCACCGCATCACACGATTAGCAACGCCGGGCTTGTTGGAGGAGGTTCGATCCCTACACCGGGTGAAATCAGTTTGGCTCACAATGGGGTCCTCTTTCTCGACGAGCTTCCTGAATTTCATCGCCAAACACTTGAAGTCCTCCGCCAGCCGCTTGAGGATGGCCGGGTCTCAATCAGCCGAGCACTTAGTTCGAATGAGTTTCCAGCGAATTTCATGCTGGTCGCATCCCTGAATCCCTGTCCGTGTGGATATCGCAATGACCGCCGCCGTGAATGCCACTGCACGATACCACAAATAGAAAGATACATGTCTAAGATCAGCGGCCCACTGCTGGACCGCATCGACCTGCATATCGAAGTGCCAGCCGTGCCTTATGGTGAGTTGGCGGCTTCAGCCCACGGTACCGACAGTGGATCGATGAAACAAGCGGTGGTCAATGCTCGTGAGCGTCAGTTACATCGGTTTACCGGATCGGCAACCCGCACGAATGCTCAAATGACATCACGGCAGTTGCGAGATGTGTGTCCCCTCGATGCAACCTGTCAAAAGCTATTGGAGCAGAGTGTCGACCAGCTTGGCCTGTCGGCTCGCGCGCACGACAAAGTACTTCGAGTGGCTCGCACGATAGCCGACGTCGATGGTGTTGATCACATCGGTGTTGAGCACATCAGCGAAGCAATCAACTATCGAATGCTCGATCGGCAGTTTTGGAGCTGA
- a CDS encoding thermonuclease family protein has protein sequence MPGRIRRDPRLQLLWIALLVALALLSKWLEPYLLPSASSEPNNEGEQEILRVVDGDTLLLKRNRVRVRLQGIDTPETVKDNTPVQAWGPEATAYTKRFVEEAGGKLFFTIDGEREDQYGRKLRFVWHDERLLNEELVAAGLAKAKLAYDYSQPMKDRLREAQNRARRARIGIWSTSH, from the coding sequence ATGCCAGGCCGCATTCGCCGCGACCCTCGCCTTCAGCTACTATGGATTGCTCTACTGGTTGCATTGGCATTGTTGAGCAAGTGGCTCGAACCTTACTTGCTGCCTTCAGCCTCGTCGGAACCTAACAACGAGGGTGAGCAAGAGATTCTACGCGTCGTGGATGGCGATACTCTCTTGCTCAAGAGAAATCGAGTACGCGTAAGACTGCAAGGTATTGATACTCCCGAAACCGTCAAAGACAACACACCGGTACAAGCGTGGGGCCCCGAGGCGACTGCCTACACGAAACGGTTTGTTGAGGAAGCAGGCGGCAAACTCTTCTTCACTATCGATGGTGAGAGAGAAGACCAATATGGGAGGAAACTACGATTCGTTTGGCATGACGAACGCTTGCTCAATGAGGAGTTGGTAGCTGCTGGATTGGCAAAAGCCAAACTAGCATATGACTATAGCCAACCCATGAAAGATCGACTAAGAGAGGCTCAGAATCGCGCTCGACGAGCACGAATAGGGATCTGGAGTACTTCTCACTAG
- a CDS encoding HNH endonuclease codes for MSTVSPTGLNASVLVLNRQYMAVHVVGVRRAFGLLLNQLAEVIHVEDGQYANYDFHSWREISELKADFKEPHDDWIRSVNFEVCVPRVVRLLHYDRLPKQRVRLNRRNIFARDANVCQYCGKRFPTNELSLDHILPTCLGGGSSWENLVCACVKCNVRKGGRTPKNAGMKLIRKPVMPRRSPMLTIKLGNPKYSSWKTFVDSAYWSVDLE; via the coding sequence ATGTCGACGGTTTCACCTACGGGACTCAACGCGAGTGTTCTTGTTCTAAACCGCCAGTATATGGCGGTCCATGTGGTCGGTGTGCGAAGGGCATTCGGCCTGCTTCTAAATCAATTGGCTGAAGTAATCCACGTCGAGGATGGTCAGTACGCCAACTACGATTTTCATTCCTGGCGTGAGATCAGCGAACTGAAAGCAGACTTCAAGGAACCCCACGACGACTGGATTCGCAGTGTCAATTTTGAAGTGTGCGTCCCTCGTGTGGTGCGATTGTTGCATTACGATCGGCTTCCCAAACAGCGTGTGCGACTAAACCGCCGCAATATCTTCGCTCGCGACGCGAATGTCTGCCAGTATTGCGGAAAGCGATTTCCTACTAATGAGCTGAGCCTCGACCACATTCTACCCACTTGTTTGGGTGGTGGCAGCAGTTGGGAAAATCTGGTTTGTGCTTGCGTGAAGTGCAATGTCCGCAAAGGAGGAAGAACTCCTAAAAATGCAGGAATGAAGTTGATTCGCAAGCCGGTTATGCCACGACGAAGTCCGATGCTCACGATCAAACTGGGCAACCCAAAGTACTCTAGTTGGAAGACCTTTGTTGACTCCGCCTATTGGTCGGTTGACTTGGAGTAG
- a CDS encoding glycosyltransferase family 2 protein gives MIQIADSHSVNCTSCRFLTALPVFNEANHVTAVLDEVVKYATDVLVVDDGSTDGTREILQDRDDIQLLVHRENQGYGAALKSAFDYAIHHRYDFVVTIDCDGQHEPQRITQIAAACRNADIVSGSRYLESTTSTDQVPSDRLLINRTITKELNQQLGLNLTDAFCGFKAYRTRALANLELTETGYAMPLELWVQAAWHGLRITEVPVPLIYLDEERSFGGPLDAAETRLNYYREVIAQAKDTATASGSNATAKQAKPCILQKCS, from the coding sequence ATGATTCAGATTGCCGATAGCCACTCAGTCAACTGCACCTCTTGCCGATTTCTTACTGCCTTGCCGGTCTTCAATGAAGCGAACCACGTAACAGCTGTACTTGATGAAGTTGTCAAGTATGCCACCGATGTGCTGGTCGTCGACGATGGCTCAACGGATGGTACTCGTGAGATTCTACAGGACAGGGATGATATTCAACTCCTAGTTCATCGCGAAAACCAAGGATATGGTGCAGCCCTCAAGTCCGCCTTCGACTATGCCATTCACCATCGGTACGATTTTGTTGTCACCATTGATTGCGATGGGCAACACGAACCTCAACGTATCACTCAAATTGCGGCCGCTTGTCGAAATGCCGACATCGTTTCGGGAAGTCGGTACTTGGAGTCCACTACATCAACGGATCAGGTGCCAAGTGACAGGCTATTGATCAATCGCACAATCACAAAAGAGTTGAACCAACAGTTGGGCCTCAATCTAACTGACGCCTTCTGTGGTTTTAAGGCCTATCGAACCCGCGCTCTCGCTAACTTAGAGCTAACCGAAACAGGTTATGCTATGCCGCTCGAGCTTTGGGTTCAGGCTGCCTGGCATGGGCTAAGAATCACAGAGGTTCCCGTGCCACTCATCTATTTAGATGAAGAACGAAGTTTTGGTGGTCCGCTCGATGCAGCTGAAACTCGTTTGAATTATTATCGCGAAGTGATCGCCCAGGCTAAGGACACTGCTACTGCCTCGGGTTCGAATGCTACGGCCAAACAAGCCAAGCCCTGTATCTTGCAGAAATGTTCATGA